A region of Brevundimonas sp. NIBR10 DNA encodes the following proteins:
- a CDS encoding undecaprenyl-diphosphate phosphatase, which yields MADWLAAIILGLVEGLTEFIPVSSTGHLLLAKSLMGLENEPWDTFIVMIQLGAILAVVALYFGRLWKVLIGLPGKDPAARRFAISVLLAFFPSALIGLLFHDFIKTVLFNPTVVCVSLILGGIALIALERWAPQPREHDAMKFSAKTALGVGLFQCLSIIPGVSRSGATIVGGLLLGVDKRAAAEFSFFLAIPTMVGAFGLDFWESREMLTGDVLTLIAIGFVVSFVSGLIIVKTMLDFVTKHGFAPFAWWRIAVGAVGLALLQAGLIG from the coding sequence CTGGTCGAGGGGCTGACGGAATTCATTCCGGTGTCCTCGACGGGCCATCTGTTGCTGGCCAAGAGCCTGATGGGGCTGGAGAACGAGCCCTGGGACACCTTCATCGTCATGATCCAGCTGGGCGCGATCCTGGCGGTGGTGGCCCTGTATTTCGGGCGGCTGTGGAAGGTGCTGATCGGCCTGCCGGGCAAGGATCCGGCGGCGCGGCGGTTCGCGATCTCGGTCTTGCTGGCCTTCTTCCCGTCGGCCCTGATCGGCCTGCTGTTCCATGATTTCATCAAGACGGTGCTGTTTAATCCCACCGTGGTCTGCGTCAGCCTGATCCTGGGCGGCATCGCCCTGATCGCCCTGGAGCGCTGGGCACCGCAGCCGCGCGAGCATGACGCCATGAAGTTTTCGGCGAAGACGGCGCTGGGCGTCGGCCTGTTCCAGTGTCTGTCGATCATCCCGGGCGTGTCGCGCAGCGGGGCCACCATCGTCGGCGGCCTGTTGCTGGGCGTGGACAAGCGGGCGGCGGCCGAGTTCTCGTTCTTCCTGGCCATCCCGACCATGGTCGGGGCGTTCGGGCTCGATTTCTGGGAGAGCCGCGAGATGCTGACCGGCGACGTCCTGACCCTGATCGCCATCGGGTTCGTGGTGTCCTTCGTCAGTGGACTGATCATCGTGAAAACCATGCTGGATTTCGTGACCAAACACGGGTTCGCGCCGTTCGCCTGGTGGCGGATCGCGGTCGGGGCGGTCGGGCTGGCGTTGCTGCAAGCCGGCCTGATCGGATGA
- a CDS encoding inositol monophosphatase family protein: MSDVRPVLEAVCAHVMADLPAILAQRRTVTWKPDGSPVTEADVRLEREVHALLEGRLGSVNLVGEESYDPAGGTGAASWTAVLDPIDGTENFCSGLKEWGVSLSLWRDGGHQGSLLLLPELGERMMTGEPIERHVSRITGFSSSITPELAQQLVGAGEARILGCAVYNLYNVVRGSLARFANPKGAKSWDLMAGLMLAREHGCDVTVEGRPYDGSYLEPDRRHRFDIRHRYDLHPG; this comes from the coding sequence ATGAGCGACGTCCGGCCCGTGCTGGAGGCCGTCTGCGCTCACGTGATGGCGGACCTGCCCGCCATCCTGGCCCAGCGCCGGACGGTGACGTGGAAGCCGGACGGCAGTCCGGTCACCGAGGCCGACGTGCGGCTGGAGCGTGAAGTCCACGCCCTGCTGGAGGGGCGGCTGGGGTCGGTCAATCTGGTCGGCGAGGAGAGCTATGATCCTGCGGGCGGCACCGGGGCGGCGTCCTGGACCGCTGTGCTCGATCCGATCGACGGCACGGAGAATTTCTGTTCAGGCCTCAAGGAATGGGGCGTGTCCCTGTCGCTGTGGCGCGACGGGGGCCACCAAGGGAGCCTGTTGCTGTTACCCGAACTGGGGGAGCGGATGATGACCGGGGAACCGATCGAGCGGCACGTGTCGCGGATCACTGGCTTCTCGTCCTCGATCACGCCGGAACTGGCGCAACAGCTGGTCGGGGCGGGGGAGGCGCGAATCCTGGGGTGCGCGGTCTACAATCTGTATAATGTGGTGCGCGGGTCGCTGGCGCGGTTCGCCAACCCCAAGGGTGCCAAGAGCTGGGACCTGATGGCCGGGCTGATGCTGGCCAGAGAGCATGGATGCGACGTGACGGTGGAGGGACGACCCTATGACGGATCCTATCTCGAGCCTGATCGCCGACATCGCTTCGACATACGCCACCGATACGATCTTCATCCTGGGTAA
- a CDS encoding N-acetylneuraminate synthase family protein has translation MTDPISSLIADIASTYATDTIFILGKGPSVDQIDPRIFSGALVIGLNDAERIAPVDISVFHDGWVAESVADNGFKSRAYVTSTPMTAPNRTVIRLDHAPLSQESSDLMMQRFQAGQLQIEDILFITALQIARRVAAQRGRPQTVYMVGLDFQYDGGHAYSERVGADFSHALDEERRLVFGMQEYFFLNALYVLKGSELDVRHVGAKSFSALSQTELNHAFGGGADQDRPAGSGVAVVAELTTNHFGDRLRLERMIRAARAAGADYVKLQKRDVDSFYSAEQLAAPYASPFGKTFGDYRRQLELTPDDFGFVAAMCAELGLGWFASVLDRPSFDLVAALEPAMVKLPSTISEHRDFLAAVAGSYEGTIVLSTGMTDQAYEDWVLKTFTRCERLVLMQANSAYPTRAEDCNIGVVRHYHELSRTDSRIVPGYSSHDFGWMASALAVAAGARMVEKHVKLGNTDWAHFDAVAVDLTTPDFKDYVDHVRQAERIVGQDRKAIMPSEHHKYWP, from the coding sequence ATGACGGATCCTATCTCGAGCCTGATCGCCGACATCGCTTCGACATACGCCACCGATACGATCTTCATCCTGGGTAAGGGACCGTCGGTCGATCAGATCGATCCCCGGATATTCTCCGGCGCCCTGGTCATCGGCCTGAACGACGCAGAGCGGATCGCGCCGGTCGATATCAGTGTCTTCCATGACGGCTGGGTCGCCGAGAGCGTGGCCGACAATGGATTCAAGTCGCGGGCCTATGTGACCTCGACCCCGATGACGGCACCGAACCGCACGGTCATCCGGCTGGATCATGCGCCGCTGAGCCAGGAATCCAGCGACCTGATGATGCAGCGGTTCCAGGCCGGACAGCTGCAGATCGAGGACATTCTGTTCATCACCGCCCTGCAGATCGCGCGGCGGGTCGCGGCGCAACGGGGTCGGCCCCAGACGGTCTATATGGTCGGTCTGGATTTCCAGTACGACGGCGGCCACGCCTATTCGGAGCGCGTGGGTGCGGACTTCTCGCACGCGCTCGACGAGGAGCGTCGGCTGGTGTTCGGGATGCAGGAGTATTTCTTCCTGAACGCCCTCTATGTGCTGAAGGGCTCCGAGCTCGATGTCCGGCACGTGGGGGCCAAGAGCTTCAGCGCCCTGTCGCAGACCGAGCTGAATCATGCCTTCGGCGGCGGTGCCGATCAGGACCGGCCTGCAGGGTCCGGCGTCGCTGTGGTGGCCGAACTGACGACCAACCATTTCGGCGATCGGCTGAGGCTCGAGCGGATGATCCGGGCGGCGCGGGCGGCGGGCGCGGACTATGTGAAGCTTCAGAAGCGTGACGTCGACAGCTTCTACAGCGCCGAGCAACTGGCGGCGCCCTATGCGTCACCGTTCGGCAAGACGTTCGGTGACTATCGGCGGCAGCTGGAGCTGACGCCGGACGATTTCGGATTCGTGGCGGCGATGTGCGCGGAGCTGGGCCTGGGGTGGTTCGCCTCGGTGTTGGACAGGCCGTCGTTCGACCTGGTCGCGGCGCTGGAGCCGGCGATGGTCAAGCTGCCGTCCACCATCTCCGAACACCGGGATTTCCTGGCGGCGGTGGCGGGCTCGTACGAGGGGACGATCGTGCTGTCGACCGGCATGACCGATCAGGCCTATGAGGACTGGGTGCTGAAGACCTTCACCCGGTGCGAGCGGCTGGTGCTGATGCAGGCCAACTCGGCCTATCCGACCCGGGCCGAAGACTGCAATATCGGGGTCGTGCGCCACTATCACGAACTGTCCCGGACCGATTCCCGCATCGTCCCCGGCTATTCCAGCCACGACTTCGGCTGGATGGCCTCGGCGCTGGCCGTCGCGGCGGGTGCGCGAATGGTCGAGAAACACGTCAAGCTGGGCAACACCGACTGGGCCCATTTCGATGCCGTGGCGGTCGACCTGACCACACCGGACTTCAAGGACTACGTCGATCATGTTCGTCAGGCCGAACGGATCGTGGGACAGGACAGGAAGGCGATCATGCCCAGCGAACATCACAAATACTGG